A genomic region of Chelmon rostratus isolate fCheRos1 chromosome 8, fCheRos1.pri, whole genome shotgun sequence contains the following coding sequences:
- the si:cabz01093077.1 gene encoding C-C chemokine receptor type 2 isoform X1 has translation MRSMNITEDDLSMEMYDYDYNSTCDQDPSPDLTDRATVLPVLYYTLFCLGLLGNATVLWFLLRHIRLKTMADVCLLNLALSDLILAVSLPLWAYNSQSVAICKLMTGVYQLGFYSGTLFVTLMSVDRYLAIVHAVAAMRARTLSYGITASITIWVISVSVAIPQVIFASLEIDPDDNSWQCQPLYPEDMQRFWKMLRNFSENLVGLFVCLPIMIFCYVKILVVLSKSRNSKKDRAAKLIFTIVCVFVVCWVPYNVTVFLQTLQLFEILSNCEASKNINSAMNFAEIIALSHCCVNPVIYAFVGEKFRKSLGNVLARYLCWGHQSRRTLSPRDTTEKETSNTPVKSDY, from the exons CAGTATGAACATAACAGAGGATGATCTATCCATGGAGATGTACGACTATGATTATAACTCCACCTGTGATCAGGATCCCAGTCCGGATTTAACTGATAGAGCCACGGTCCTGCCGGTTCTTTACTACACGCTGTTTTGTCTCGGCCTGCTCG GCAACGCCACAGTTCTCTGGTTTCTTCTCCGGCACATAAGGCTGAAGACGATGGCTGATGTTTGCCTCCTCAACCTGGCATTGTCTGACCTCATACTGGCTGTATCCCTGCCCCTCTGGGCCTACAATTCCCAGAGCGTGGCAATATGCAAACTGATGACCGGAGTCTATCAG TTGGGTTTCTACAGCGGGACGTTGTTTGTGACCTTGATGAGTGTGGATCGCTACCTGGCCATCGTCCACGCTGTCGCAGCCATGCGAGCCCGGACGCTTAGCTATGGAATCACAGCCAGCATCACTATCTGGGTTATATCTGTCTCTGTGGCGATCCCTCAGGTGATATTTGCCTCCTTGGAGATAGATCCAGATGATAACAGCTGGCAGTGCCAGCCACTGTACCCAGAGGACATGCAGCGGTTTTGGAAGATGCTGCGAAACTTCAGTGAGAACCTTGTGGGCCTTTTTGTGTGCCTCCCCATCATGATTTTCTGCTATGTGAAAATCCTTGTTGTGCTGTCCAAGTCCAGGAACTCCAAGAAGGACAGAGCTGCAAAGTTGATATTCaccatagtgtgtgtgtttgtggtgtgctGGGTCCCCTACAACGTCACGGTTTTCCTGCAgacgctgcagctgtttgaaatCCTGAGCAACTGCGAGGCTTCAAAAAACATCAACTCTGCCATGAACTTTGCTGAGATCATCGCACTGTCTCACTGCTGCGTAAATCCAGTCATCTATGCATTTGTAGGGGAGAAGTTTAGGAAGTCACTGGGCAATGTGCTCGCTAGATACCTCTGCTGGGGTCACCAGAGCAGACGGACTCTCAGCCCGAGAGACACCACCGAGAAAGAGACGTCCAACACACCCGTAAAATCAGATTATTAG
- the cabz01093075.1 gene encoding C-C chemokine receptor type 8 isoform X2 has translation MNATISFLLNSTGRPLTMAATTADVASFSAFTENPPTEDIPGANSTDYDYPEGGYGMCVYERHGASFLPAIYTVFFLLGLLGNSLVIWVTACGARLRSMTDVCLLNLAVADLLLVCSLPFQAHQARDQWLFGDAMCKLVLGIYHIAFYCGIFFISLMSIDRYLAVVHAVYAMRARTRSFGMIAAAVVWLAGFLASFPDVIFLKQQPGQNTLHSCYAAYPKPAFHDAGATNSHFWRIFSLFKMNILGLFLPIFIMSFCYSQIIWRLLSSQSSKKQAIHLVLTVVAVFFCCWVPYNIASFFKALELLDIYAECESSKAIRLALQVTEAIAYSHSCLNPMLYVFVGEKFRRHLLRLINRTPCRLCQVIKVYLPQDRITGSVYSQTTSVDERSTAL, from the exons ATGAACGCCACTATCAGCTTTCTTCTTAACAGCACTGGCAG GCCGCTGACCATGGCTGCAACTACCGCTGATGTCGCTTCTTTCAGTGCCTTTACTGAGAATCCACCCACAGAGGACATACCGGG TGCAAACTCCACAGACTACGACTACCCTGAAGGTGGCTAcgggatgtgtgtgtatgagcgtCACGGGGCCAGTTTTCTTCCAGCCATCTACACCGTTTTCTTCCTCCTGGGCCTTCTGGGTAACTCCCTGGTGATCTGGGTCACCGCCTGTGGGGCTCGCCTCCGCAGCATGACCGACGTGTGCCTCCTAAACTTGGCTGTTGCTGACCTTCTCTTGGTGTGTTCCCTTCCGTTCCAAGCCCATCAAGCCCGGGACCAGTGGCTGTTTGGGGATGCCATGTGCAAACTAGTGCTGGGGATTTATCATATTGCTTTTTACTGCGGGATCTTCTTCATCAGTCTAATGAGCATCGACCGGTACTTGGCTGTAGTACATGCTGTTTACGCTATGAGAGCGCGGACAAGGTCCTTTGGAATGATCGCAGCTGCTGTTGTATGGCTGGCTGGATTTTTGGCCTCTTTCCCTGACGTGATCTTTCTCAAACAGCAGCCTGGTCAAAATACACTTCACTCCTGCTACGCTGCATATCCCAAACCCGCTTTCCATGATGCCGGTGCCACCAACTCTCACTTCTGGAGGATCTTCAgcctttttaaaatgaacattttgggTCTATTTCTCCCGATTTTCATCATGAGTTTCTGCTACTCCCAAATCATCTGGAGACTACTGTCCAGCCAGTCATCCAAGAAACAGGCCATCCATTTAGTTCTCACGGTGGtggctgttttcttctgctgctgggTCCCCTACAACATTGCATCATTCTTCAAAGCGCTGGAGCTATTGGACATCTATGCGGAATGCGAAAGCAGCAAAGCCATCCGATTGGCTTTGCAAGTCACTGAGGCCATCGCCTACTCTCACAGCTGCCTCAACCCCATGCTGTACGTGTTTGTCGGGGAGAAGTTCAGGAGGCACCTGCTGAGGTTGATAAACAGGACTCCCTGCAGACTTTGTCAGGTGATCAAGGTCTACCTTCCTCAGGACAGAATCACAGGGTCAGTCTACTCTCAGACCACCAGCGTGGATGAGAGGAGCACTGCTCTGTAA
- the si:cabz01093077.1 gene encoding C-C chemokine receptor type 2 isoform X2, with translation MNITEDDLSMEMYDYDYNSTCDQDPSPDLTDRATVLPVLYYTLFCLGLLGNATVLWFLLRHIRLKTMADVCLLNLALSDLILAVSLPLWAYNSQSVAICKLMTGVYQLGFYSGTLFVTLMSVDRYLAIVHAVAAMRARTLSYGITASITIWVISVSVAIPQVIFASLEIDPDDNSWQCQPLYPEDMQRFWKMLRNFSENLVGLFVCLPIMIFCYVKILVVLSKSRNSKKDRAAKLIFTIVCVFVVCWVPYNVTVFLQTLQLFEILSNCEASKNINSAMNFAEIIALSHCCVNPVIYAFVGEKFRKSLGNVLARYLCWGHQSRRTLSPRDTTEKETSNTPVKSDY, from the exons ATGAACATAACAGAGGATGATCTATCCATGGAGATGTACGACTATGATTATAACTCCACCTGTGATCAGGATCCCAGTCCGGATTTAACTGATAGAGCCACGGTCCTGCCGGTTCTTTACTACACGCTGTTTTGTCTCGGCCTGCTCG GCAACGCCACAGTTCTCTGGTTTCTTCTCCGGCACATAAGGCTGAAGACGATGGCTGATGTTTGCCTCCTCAACCTGGCATTGTCTGACCTCATACTGGCTGTATCCCTGCCCCTCTGGGCCTACAATTCCCAGAGCGTGGCAATATGCAAACTGATGACCGGAGTCTATCAG TTGGGTTTCTACAGCGGGACGTTGTTTGTGACCTTGATGAGTGTGGATCGCTACCTGGCCATCGTCCACGCTGTCGCAGCCATGCGAGCCCGGACGCTTAGCTATGGAATCACAGCCAGCATCACTATCTGGGTTATATCTGTCTCTGTGGCGATCCCTCAGGTGATATTTGCCTCCTTGGAGATAGATCCAGATGATAACAGCTGGCAGTGCCAGCCACTGTACCCAGAGGACATGCAGCGGTTTTGGAAGATGCTGCGAAACTTCAGTGAGAACCTTGTGGGCCTTTTTGTGTGCCTCCCCATCATGATTTTCTGCTATGTGAAAATCCTTGTTGTGCTGTCCAAGTCCAGGAACTCCAAGAAGGACAGAGCTGCAAAGTTGATATTCaccatagtgtgtgtgtttgtggtgtgctGGGTCCCCTACAACGTCACGGTTTTCCTGCAgacgctgcagctgtttgaaatCCTGAGCAACTGCGAGGCTTCAAAAAACATCAACTCTGCCATGAACTTTGCTGAGATCATCGCACTGTCTCACTGCTGCGTAAATCCAGTCATCTATGCATTTGTAGGGGAGAAGTTTAGGAAGTCACTGGGCAATGTGCTCGCTAGATACCTCTGCTGGGGTCACCAGAGCAGACGGACTCTCAGCCCGAGAGACACCACCGAGAAAGAGACGTCCAACACACCCGTAAAATCAGATTATTAG
- the cabz01093075.1 gene encoding C-C chemokine receptor type 8 isoform X1, producing the protein MNATISFLLNSTGRPLTMAATTADVASFSAFTENPPTEDIPGSATTSFSDYFSANSTDYDYPEGGYGMCVYERHGASFLPAIYTVFFLLGLLGNSLVIWVTACGARLRSMTDVCLLNLAVADLLLVCSLPFQAHQARDQWLFGDAMCKLVLGIYHIAFYCGIFFISLMSIDRYLAVVHAVYAMRARTRSFGMIAAAVVWLAGFLASFPDVIFLKQQPGQNTLHSCYAAYPKPAFHDAGATNSHFWRIFSLFKMNILGLFLPIFIMSFCYSQIIWRLLSSQSSKKQAIHLVLTVVAVFFCCWVPYNIASFFKALELLDIYAECESSKAIRLALQVTEAIAYSHSCLNPMLYVFVGEKFRRHLLRLINRTPCRLCQVIKVYLPQDRITGSVYSQTTSVDERSTAL; encoded by the exons ATGAACGCCACTATCAGCTTTCTTCTTAACAGCACTGGCAG GCCGCTGACCATGGCTGCAACTACCGCTGATGTCGCTTCTTTCAGTGCCTTTACTGAGAATCCACCCACAGAGGACATACCGGG CTCTGCTACAACATCCTTCTCCGATTACTTCAGTGCAAACTCCACAGACTACGACTACCCTGAAGGTGGCTAcgggatgtgtgtgtatgagcgtCACGGGGCCAGTTTTCTTCCAGCCATCTACACCGTTTTCTTCCTCCTGGGCCTTCTGGGTAACTCCCTGGTGATCTGGGTCACCGCCTGTGGGGCTCGCCTCCGCAGCATGACCGACGTGTGCCTCCTAAACTTGGCTGTTGCTGACCTTCTCTTGGTGTGTTCCCTTCCGTTCCAAGCCCATCAAGCCCGGGACCAGTGGCTGTTTGGGGATGCCATGTGCAAACTAGTGCTGGGGATTTATCATATTGCTTTTTACTGCGGGATCTTCTTCATCAGTCTAATGAGCATCGACCGGTACTTGGCTGTAGTACATGCTGTTTACGCTATGAGAGCGCGGACAAGGTCCTTTGGAATGATCGCAGCTGCTGTTGTATGGCTGGCTGGATTTTTGGCCTCTTTCCCTGACGTGATCTTTCTCAAACAGCAGCCTGGTCAAAATACACTTCACTCCTGCTACGCTGCATATCCCAAACCCGCTTTCCATGATGCCGGTGCCACCAACTCTCACTTCTGGAGGATCTTCAgcctttttaaaatgaacattttgggTCTATTTCTCCCGATTTTCATCATGAGTTTCTGCTACTCCCAAATCATCTGGAGACTACTGTCCAGCCAGTCATCCAAGAAACAGGCCATCCATTTAGTTCTCACGGTGGtggctgttttcttctgctgctgggTCCCCTACAACATTGCATCATTCTTCAAAGCGCTGGAGCTATTGGACATCTATGCGGAATGCGAAAGCAGCAAAGCCATCCGATTGGCTTTGCAAGTCACTGAGGCCATCGCCTACTCTCACAGCTGCCTCAACCCCATGCTGTACGTGTTTGTCGGGGAGAAGTTCAGGAGGCACCTGCTGAGGTTGATAAACAGGACTCCCTGCAGACTTTGTCAGGTGATCAAGGTCTACCTTCCTCAGGACAGAATCACAGGGTCAGTCTACTCTCAGACCACCAGCGTGGATGAGAGGAGCACTGCTCTGTAA